A single genomic interval of Haloterrigena salifodinae harbors:
- a CDS encoding outer membrane protein assembly factor BamB family protein produces MWKRRSVLATGAALSIGTGLASAGAGASEADVDELPDPDRDPGPNEDWPSHRGGPGHARYVADGHEFDGGALEAAWSVEGAGADSVAVADGTVYASTDDGVVALDAADGTVVWKNADVDASDPSVAGESVFFTGDEIVALDRSDGSVRWESEFDPEAKIVWQTVAYGGVYVVVDGTLYALEADDGSVRWAKESVGSDNDEHEFVAAPAAANGVIYSVTGAGLIALEPETGAEVWQTGTINSQPDAVYATSEAVAYAADGSAEWPLCDAQTGEFVAVGYGFREIAFGEEIYVGGGSDHGYGGSSIRGDEYRWSLDVLYTYGQAVISGETVFAYLTRNGGPPNPEWRDYDENLVALNKYDGSVKWALSTDDVPVGTIRAISGETIYVDHDGDLVALREETDTDDQSDESDENDDTDGGNDEGDGSDEGDDQQDGEDDGDAGEDDSGDEDECPCPDDDPADDGTSGDGESVDDGDVGNGTTGDGDTGNETNAGNETNAGNETNAGNETASENNTDADNVPGFTTGGGLLGGALGLEWLRRKAGADESTDVNEPPE; encoded by the coding sequence ATGTGGAAACGTCGATCCGTGCTGGCGACTGGTGCAGCGCTGTCGATCGGAACCGGACTCGCTTCGGCCGGGGCCGGAGCCTCCGAGGCCGACGTGGACGAGCTTCCGGATCCGGATCGCGATCCGGGACCGAACGAGGACTGGCCGTCACATCGAGGCGGCCCCGGTCACGCCAGGTACGTCGCGGACGGTCACGAGTTCGACGGGGGTGCACTCGAGGCCGCGTGGTCCGTCGAGGGCGCGGGCGCGGATTCCGTCGCCGTCGCCGACGGGACGGTCTACGCGTCGACCGACGACGGCGTCGTCGCGCTCGACGCCGCGGACGGTACCGTCGTCTGGAAGAACGCGGACGTGGACGCGAGCGATCCGTCGGTCGCCGGCGAGAGCGTCTTCTTCACTGGTGACGAAATCGTGGCGCTCGACCGGTCGGACGGAAGCGTCCGCTGGGAGAGCGAGTTCGATCCCGAGGCGAAGATCGTCTGGCAGACGGTCGCCTACGGCGGCGTGTACGTCGTCGTCGACGGCACGCTGTACGCGCTCGAGGCCGACGACGGCTCGGTTCGGTGGGCGAAAGAATCGGTCGGCAGCGACAATGACGAGCACGAGTTCGTTGCGGCGCCCGCCGCGGCAAACGGCGTGATCTACAGCGTCACCGGTGCCGGTCTGATCGCTCTCGAGCCCGAGACCGGTGCCGAAGTCTGGCAAACGGGAACTATCAACTCCCAACCCGATGCCGTCTACGCGACGTCGGAAGCGGTCGCTTACGCCGCCGATGGCTCCGCAGAGTGGCCGTTGTGTGATGCCCAAACAGGCGAGTTTGTAGCCGTCGGTTACGGGTTCCGCGAAATAGCGTTCGGCGAGGAAATCTACGTCGGCGGCGGCAGCGACCACGGGTACGGCGGCAGTTCGATCCGTGGTGACGAATACCGTTGGAGTCTCGACGTTCTGTACACCTACGGGCAAGCCGTCATTAGCGGAGAAACCGTGTTCGCGTATCTCACTCGGAATGGGGGGCCCCCAAATCCCGAGTGGCGGGACTACGACGAAAACCTCGTCGCCCTGAACAAGTACGACGGGTCCGTGAAGTGGGCGCTCTCGACGGACGATGTGCCGGTCGGAACGATCCGTGCGATCAGCGGCGAGACGATCTACGTCGACCACGACGGCGATCTCGTGGCGCTTCGAGAAGAAACCGATACGGACGACCAGTCCGACGAGAGCGACGAGAACGACGACACGGACGGCGGAAATGACGAGGGAGACGGATCCGACGAGGGAGACGATCAGCAGGACGGCGAAGACGACGGCGACGCGGGAGAAGACGACAGCGGCGACGAAGACGAGTGCCCCTGTCCGGACGACGATCCGGCTGACGACGGAACCAGTGGCGACGGAGAGTCCGTCGATGACGGCGATGTCGGGAACGGAACCACCGGAGATGGGGACACCGGAAACGAGACGAACGCTGGAAACGAGACGAACGCTGGAAACGAGACGAACGCTGGAAACGAGACGGCCTCCGAGAACAACACTGACGCCGATAACGTGCCCGGCTTCACGACCGGTGGCGGACTTCTCGGCGGGGCGCTCGGCCTCGAGTGGCTGCGCCGGAAGGCCGGCGCCGACGAATCGACCGATGTGAACGAACCGCCTGAGTAA
- a CDS encoding DUF7127 family protein, translating into MTLEQFTKDEGQVARRYEYGDETVLAVDFGAEHASASVDTVDGTVIVVVDDDQYEFELPVGADDAHTFIKNGVLTVEVEGDL; encoded by the coding sequence ATGACTCTCGAGCAATTCACCAAAGACGAGGGGCAGGTAGCCCGTCGATACGAGTACGGCGACGAGACCGTGTTAGCCGTCGACTTCGGGGCAGAACACGCGTCGGCTTCGGTCGACACCGTCGACGGCACGGTCATCGTCGTCGTCGACGACGACCAGTACGAGTTCGAACTCCCCGTGGGTGCAGACGACGCGCACACGTTTATCAAAAACGGGGTCCTGACTGTCGAAGTGGAGGGCGATCTATGA
- a CDS encoding MFS transporter, with protein MTLNDNDRSIAAFAMLAHATVHWFELAIPIFLVVWLETFEISIAAAGVVVAVGYALFGIGALPAGLLADRYGPKRLVLACLVGMSLSFATLALATSIYAIAASLICWGITASVYHPAGLALISTGVEERGTVFAWHGIAGNVGIALGPFATATLLLVLDWRVVAVALAVPGALATLYGLRARFDPTAAVANDDGSVADGSNDALSAGEFVSNTRSLFTGSFLLVFAVVTVVGLYYRGVLTYLPELLNGLPAMAGIEPPAALEELSLGDYVYVALLVAGMAGQYVAGKLTSRVPVARGLVVVFVGLAIIAVTFVPVSAMGVASIVLYCTVLGFALFAIEPFYQEAVAVYTPADARGLSYGYTYLGMFGLGSLSIALGGFLLDHATMTALFATLAAIALLGAVIALKLLVGPAPGSESASSDSTTAADD; from the coding sequence ATGACGCTGAACGACAACGACCGATCGATCGCGGCCTTCGCGATGCTCGCCCACGCGACCGTCCACTGGTTCGAACTGGCCATTCCGATCTTTTTGGTCGTCTGGCTCGAGACGTTCGAGATCTCCATCGCGGCCGCCGGCGTGGTCGTCGCTGTCGGCTACGCGCTGTTCGGCATCGGCGCGTTGCCGGCCGGACTGCTCGCCGATCGCTACGGACCGAAACGGCTCGTGTTGGCTTGTCTCGTCGGCATGAGTCTCTCCTTTGCCACGCTCGCGCTCGCGACGTCGATCTACGCCATCGCGGCCAGTCTGATCTGCTGGGGGATCACCGCGAGCGTCTACCACCCCGCCGGCCTCGCGCTCATCAGTACCGGCGTCGAGGAGCGCGGGACGGTCTTCGCCTGGCACGGCATCGCCGGGAACGTCGGCATAGCGCTCGGTCCGTTCGCGACCGCGACGCTGTTGCTCGTCCTGGACTGGCGGGTCGTCGCCGTCGCGCTGGCGGTTCCCGGCGCACTCGCCACGCTGTACGGGCTCCGGGCCCGGTTCGATCCGACCGCGGCCGTCGCGAACGACGACGGGTCGGTCGCCGACGGGTCGAACGACGCGCTCTCCGCGGGCGAGTTCGTTTCGAACACCCGATCGCTGTTCACCGGCTCCTTCCTGCTGGTCTTCGCCGTCGTCACGGTCGTCGGCCTCTACTACCGGGGCGTCCTCACCTACCTGCCGGAACTCCTGAACGGGCTCCCGGCGATGGCGGGAATCGAACCGCCGGCCGCGCTCGAGGAACTCTCGCTGGGCGACTACGTCTACGTCGCGCTGCTCGTCGCGGGGATGGCAGGCCAGTACGTCGCCGGAAAACTGACCAGCCGCGTCCCCGTCGCCCGCGGGCTGGTGGTGGTCTTCGTCGGCCTCGCGATCATCGCCGTCACGTTCGTCCCGGTGTCCGCGATGGGGGTCGCGTCGATCGTGCTGTACTGTACCGTCCTGGGCTTCGCGCTGTTCGCGATCGAACCGTTCTACCAGGAGGCCGTCGCGGTCTACACGCCGGCCGACGCCCGCGGGCTCTCCTACGGCTACACCTACCTCGGGATGTTCGGCCTCGGCTCGCTCAGCATCGCCCTCGGAGGCTTCCTGCTGGACCACGCGACGATGACGGCGCTGTTCGCGACGCTCGCGGCGATCGCGCTCCTCGGCGCCGTGATCGCGCTCAAACTGCTGGTCGGACCGGCGCCCGGCAGCGAGTCGGCGTCGTCGGACTCGACGACCGCTGCCGACGACTGA
- a CDS encoding CDC48 family AAA ATPase, giving the protein MKLTVKPLKQKDAGRGLAAIDRVSMRELDLENGDYIVIEGAGDSQAVARVWPGYPEDEGRGIIRIDGRLRQEADVGIDDNVSVEPADVNPAKSVTVALPQNLRIRGDIGPLVRDKLSGQAVTEGQTVPFSLSFGPMASSGQSVPLKIASTSPSGTVVITDSTNIEISETPAEQVSSGSGASTEGVPNVTYEDIGGLDNELDQVREMIELPMRHPELFQQLGIEPPKGVLLHGPPGTGKTLMAKAVANEIDAHFETISGPEIMSKYYGESEEQLREVFEEAEENAPAIIFIDELDSIAAKREDAGGDVERRVVAQLLSLMDGLEERGRVTVIAATNRIDDIDPALRRGGRFDREIEIGVPDKDGRKEILQVHTRGMPLQESIDLDQYAENTHGFVGADLESLAREGAMNALRRIRPDLDLEEDEIDAEVLETLEVTEGDFKEALKGIQPSAMREVFVEVPDVTWDDVGGLEDTKERLRENVQWPLDYPEVFDELDMQAAKGVLMYGPPGTGKTLLAKAVANEAQSNFISIKGPELLNKYVGESEKGVREVFEKARANAPTVIFFDEIDSIAGQRGRQQSDSGVGERVVSQLLTELDGLEELEDVVVIATTNRPDLIDKALLRPGRLDRHVHVPVPDEEARKKIFEVHTRDKPLADAVDLDWLASETEGYVGADIEAVTREASMAASREFINSVDPEEMADTIGNVRISKEHFEHALEEVNPSVTPETREQYEEIEEQFDTAEPAQEEEQLGRTFQ; this is encoded by the coding sequence ATGAAACTCACCGTTAAACCACTGAAACAGAAGGACGCCGGCCGCGGACTCGCCGCGATCGACCGCGTCTCGATGCGCGAGCTCGACCTCGAGAACGGCGACTACATCGTAATCGAGGGCGCGGGCGACAGCCAGGCCGTCGCGCGCGTCTGGCCCGGCTACCCGGAGGACGAGGGACGGGGGATCATCCGAATCGACGGCCGTCTCCGCCAGGAGGCCGACGTCGGGATCGACGACAACGTCAGCGTCGAGCCCGCCGACGTCAACCCCGCCAAGTCGGTCACGGTCGCGCTGCCCCAGAACCTCCGCATTCGCGGAGACATCGGGCCGCTCGTCCGCGACAAGCTGTCCGGACAGGCCGTCACCGAGGGCCAGACGGTGCCGTTCTCGCTCTCGTTCGGCCCGATGGCCAGCTCCGGCCAGTCGGTGCCGCTGAAGATCGCGAGCACCTCGCCGTCGGGCACCGTCGTCATCACGGACTCGACGAACATCGAGATCTCCGAGACGCCCGCCGAGCAGGTGAGTTCGGGTAGCGGCGCCTCCACCGAGGGGGTCCCGAACGTCACCTACGAGGACATCGGCGGCTTAGACAACGAGCTCGACCAGGTTCGCGAGATGATCGAGCTGCCGATGCGCCACCCCGAGCTGTTCCAGCAGCTCGGCATCGAGCCGCCGAAGGGCGTCCTGCTGCACGGCCCGCCGGGCACCGGGAAGACCCTGATGGCCAAGGCCGTCGCCAACGAGATTGACGCCCACTTCGAGACGATCTCCGGCCCGGAGATCATGTCGAAGTACTACGGTGAGAGCGAGGAGCAACTCCGCGAGGTCTTCGAAGAGGCCGAGGAGAACGCCCCCGCAATCATCTTCATCGACGAACTCGACTCGATCGCCGCCAAGCGCGAAGACGCCGGCGGCGACGTCGAACGGCGCGTCGTCGCACAACTGCTCAGCCTGATGGACGGGCTCGAGGAGCGCGGTCGCGTCACCGTCATCGCGGCGACCAACCGCATCGACGACATCGACCCCGCGCTCCGACGTGGCGGCCGATTCGACCGCGAGATCGAGATCGGCGTCCCGGACAAGGACGGCCGCAAGGAGATCCTGCAGGTCCACACCCGCGGGATGCCCCTCCAGGAGTCGATCGACCTCGACCAGTACGCCGAGAACACCCACGGCTTCGTCGGGGCCGACTTAGAGAGCCTCGCCCGCGAGGGCGCGATGAACGCCCTCCGTCGCATCCGTCCCGACCTCGACTTGGAGGAAGACGAGATCGACGCCGAGGTCTTAGAGACGCTCGAGGTCACCGAGGGCGACTTCAAGGAGGCGCTCAAGGGCATCCAGCCCTCGGCGATGCGCGAGGTCTTCGTCGAGGTACCCGACGTCACCTGGGACGACGTCGGCGGCTTGGAGGATACCAAAGAGCGGCTCCGCGAGAACGTCCAGTGGCCGCTCGACTATCCCGAGGTGTTCGACGAACTCGACATGCAGGCCGCCAAGGGCGTCCTCATGTACGGCCCGCCGGGCACCGGGAAGACGCTGCTCGCCAAAGCGGTCGCCAACGAGGCCCAGTCGAACTTCATCTCGATCAAGGGCCCCGAACTGCTGAACAAGTACGTCGGGGAATCCGAGAAGGGCGTCCGCGAGGTCTTCGAGAAGGCCCGCGCGAACGCCCCGACCGTGATCTTCTTCGACGAGATCGACTCGATCGCGGGCCAGCGCGGCCGCCAGCAGAGCGACTCCGGGGTCGGCGAACGCGTTGTCTCCCAGCTGCTGACCGAACTGGACGGCCTCGAGGAACTCGAGGATGTCGTCGTGATCGCCACGACCAACCGACCGGACCTGATCGACAAGGCCCTGCTCCGTCCCGGACGGCTGGACCGCCACGTCCACGTGCCCGTTCCCGACGAGGAGGCTCGCAAGAAGATCTTCGAGGTCCACACCCGCGACAAGCCCCTGGCCGACGCGGTCGATCTCGACTGGCTCGCCAGCGAGACCGAGGGCTACGTCGGCGCCGACATCGAAGCGGTCACCCGCGAGGCGTCGATGGCCGCCAGCCGCGAGTTCATCAACTCGGTCGACCCCGAGGAGATGGCCGACACCATCGGCAACGTCCGCATCAGCAAGGAGCACTTCGAGCACGCCCTCGAGGAGGTCAACCCGAGCGTGACCCCCGAAACGCGCGAGCAGTACGAGGAGATCGAAGAGCAGTTCGACACCGCCGAACCGGCCCAGGAAGAGGAACAGCTCGGTCGCACCTTCCAGTAA